A single genomic interval of Streptomyces graminofaciens harbors:
- a CDS encoding aquaporin has product MTASLGRRIAAEAIGTGLLVTVVVGSGIQAAELSPDVGVQLLANSLATVFGLGVLIALLGPVSGAHFNPAVTLAAWFTGRRTADGLTLRDVAGYVPAQIVGAVGGAVLADAMFGEPLVKFSTHDRSAGHLRLGEVVATAGLILLIFGLNRIGRASLAPAAVASYIGAAYWFTSSTSFANPAVTIGRAFTDTFAGIAPASVAPFIAAQALGAVLGLGAVTAVYGRPGPSAEEVVVPHGEPEPAVS; this is encoded by the coding sequence GTGACCGCCTCCCTCGGCCGCCGGATCGCCGCTGAGGCGATCGGGACCGGGCTGCTGGTGACGGTGGTGGTCGGCTCCGGTATCCAGGCCGCCGAACTGTCGCCGGACGTCGGTGTGCAACTGCTCGCCAACTCCCTCGCCACGGTCTTCGGCCTGGGCGTGCTGATCGCCTTGCTGGGGCCGGTCTCAGGGGCGCACTTCAACCCCGCCGTGACCCTCGCGGCCTGGTTCACCGGTCGCCGTACCGCGGACGGCCTCACTCTGCGGGACGTCGCCGGGTACGTGCCCGCCCAGATAGTCGGCGCTGTCGGGGGCGCGGTTCTGGCTGACGCGATGTTCGGCGAGCCGCTGGTGAAGTTCTCCACCCACGACCGGTCCGCCGGCCATCTCCGGCTGGGCGAGGTGGTGGCCACGGCCGGACTGATCCTGCTGATCTTCGGCCTCAACCGGATCGGCCGCGCTTCGCTCGCTCCGGCCGCGGTGGCCTCCTACATCGGTGCCGCCTACTGGTTCACCTCCTCCACGTCCTTCGCGAACCCGGCGGTGACCATCGGCCGCGCCTTCACCGACACCTTCGCCGGTATCGCCCCCGCCTCCGTCGCCCCCTTCATCGCGGCCCAGGCGCTCGGAGCCGTGCTCGGGCTGGGGGCCGTCACGGCGGTCTACGGCCGCCCTGGCCCCTCCGCGGAGGAAGTCGTCGTCCCGCACGGCGAGCCGGAACCCGCCGTCTCCTGA
- a CDS encoding arsenate reductase ArsC yields the protein MSTPAPRPSVLFVCVHNAGRSQMAAAWLTHLAGGRIEVRSAGSAPADSVNPAAVAAMAEVGIDISAEAPKVLTTGAVRSSDVVITMGCGDTCPVFPGKRYLDWKLDDPAGQGIDAVRPIRDEIETRVRALVDELLPS from the coding sequence ATGAGCACTCCCGCCCCGCGCCCGTCCGTGCTGTTCGTCTGCGTCCACAACGCCGGCCGTTCCCAGATGGCCGCCGCCTGGCTCACCCACCTCGCCGGAGGCCGGATCGAGGTCCGCTCCGCGGGCTCTGCCCCGGCGGACAGCGTGAACCCCGCAGCTGTGGCCGCGATGGCCGAGGTCGGCATCGACATCTCCGCCGAGGCCCCGAAGGTCCTGACCACAGGCGCCGTGCGGTCCTCGGACGTCGTGATCACGATGGGCTGCGGCGACACCTGCCCCGTCTTCCCCGGCAAGCGCTACCTCGACTGGAAGCTCGACGACCCCGCCGGACAGGGCATCGACGCAGTCCGGCCGATCCGCGATGAGATCGAGACCCGCGTCCGCGCGCTCGTCGACGAGCTTCTGCCCAGCTGA